In the Leptospira bourretii genome, one interval contains:
- a CDS encoding 30S ribosomal protein S1 produces MNSTNPSSPKNETTSFGELLEKWESQSQAQEQENSAGKGTLIEGTVVDVIGDTVFLDIGEKLEARVSREDFSETPKRGEKVSAIIKKRVDGYCVLSKKEADQRVGWETIKDASQNGYPLSGKIVGEVKNKGYLVESEGIQLFLPASHVGVRFKESTEGGKEFSFKIIELNEKTRTGVVSRKTLLDEINGEKWEELLGKVKVGDKVNGKVVKIANFGVFLSVYEVVGLLRQNDISYKKFAPFKQYFNIGAEVEVVVLEVDKENNKLSLGIKQLYEDPWIWAKKELEKGMVVRGIVTSLTNFGAFVELKEGLEGLIHTTELSWAKKPPHPKDVLKKGQEVDSEILDIDFEARRLSLGLKQLLPNPWEALSANVRAGNVLEGKITGITKYGAFVEVESGIEGLIHISDITWDEKEKNPLNLLKKGQSVQYKILDVNLDAQRISCGLKQLSEHPYEALRKKYPPGTLVEGRVKSIVSFGVFVEVEPGYEGLVHISEIPDGRNIKLEDLYKVGDSVRTVVVKIEPNNKKISLSIKDFDKAVEREEMAKYMKEDNQPSRESIGSFMNLNQNR; encoded by the coding sequence TTGAATTCAACCAACCCATCCTCCCCCAAAAATGAGACCACTTCCTTCGGCGAATTATTAGAGAAGTGGGAATCGCAGTCACAAGCACAAGAACAAGAAAACTCCGCAGGAAAAGGTACCCTCATCGAAGGGACTGTAGTCGATGTCATTGGTGACACTGTTTTCCTTGATATTGGAGAAAAATTGGAAGCTCGTGTCTCACGTGAAGACTTTTCTGAAACGCCAAAACGCGGTGAAAAAGTCAGTGCGATCATCAAAAAGCGGGTCGATGGATATTGTGTCCTTTCCAAAAAAGAAGCGGACCAACGAGTCGGTTGGGAAACCATCAAAGATGCAAGCCAAAACGGATATCCACTCTCCGGTAAAATTGTCGGTGAAGTCAAAAACAAAGGATACCTAGTTGAAAGTGAAGGCATTCAACTTTTCCTTCCTGCCTCTCACGTAGGGGTCCGTTTCAAAGAATCCACAGAAGGTGGAAAAGAGTTTTCATTCAAAATCATTGAACTCAACGAAAAAACAAGAACCGGCGTGGTTTCTCGTAAAACACTCCTCGACGAAATCAACGGCGAGAAGTGGGAAGAACTCCTCGGCAAAGTAAAAGTTGGGGACAAAGTGAACGGTAAGGTTGTGAAAATTGCCAATTTTGGTGTTTTCCTTTCTGTTTACGAAGTGGTCGGACTTCTCCGCCAAAACGATATTTCTTACAAAAAATTTGCTCCTTTCAAACAATACTTCAACATCGGTGCCGAAGTGGAAGTAGTTGTTCTGGAAGTTGATAAAGAGAACAATAAACTTTCTCTTGGAATCAAACAACTTTACGAAGATCCTTGGATTTGGGCAAAGAAAGAACTCGAAAAAGGAATGGTGGTTCGCGGAATCGTAACCTCCCTTACCAACTTTGGTGCTTTCGTGGAACTCAAAGAGGGACTCGAAGGTCTGATTCACACCACTGAACTTTCTTGGGCCAAAAAACCACCTCATCCAAAAGATGTTTTGAAAAAAGGCCAAGAAGTTGACTCTGAAATTTTAGACATTGATTTCGAAGCAAGACGTTTGTCTCTCGGACTCAAACAACTCCTTCCTAACCCTTGGGAAGCGCTTTCTGCTAACGTTCGTGCCGGAAACGTACTCGAAGGTAAAATCACAGGGATCACTAAATACGGTGCTTTCGTTGAAGTAGAAAGTGGAATCGAAGGACTCATTCATATCTCTGACATCACTTGGGATGAAAAAGAAAAGAACCCATTAAACCTCCTTAAAAAAGGCCAATCGGTTCAATACAAAATCCTAGATGTAAACTTAGATGCACAACGAATCAGCTGTGGATTAAAACAACTTTCTGAACATCCATACGAAGCTCTTCGCAAAAAATACCCACCGGGTACTCTTGTAGAAGGTCGTGTGAAATCGATTGTTAGTTTTGGTGTTTTCGTAGAAGTAGAACCAGGTTATGAAGGCCTAGTTCATATCTCTGAAATCCCAGATGGTCGTAACATTAAGTTAGAAGATCTTTACAAAGTGGGTGATTCTGTTCGCACAGTTGTAGTCAAAATCGAACCTAACAATAAGAAAATTTCTCTCTCTATCAAAGACTTTGATAAAGCAGTAGAACGTGAAGAGATGGCAAAATACATGAAGGAAGACAACCAACCTTCACGTGAATCCATCGGTTCTTTTATGAATTTAAACCAAAACCGATAG
- a CDS encoding helix-turn-helix domain-containing protein — protein sequence MASPFQYFSEYLNFFLLFSSLLGFLYAIGEFFSYHKNRKQILLGIIFLGTSYLLFNFYLISSGKIKGLYPLFLTDLPIVACLGVLLDEYFLMILEGKFRSFRRLSYRIVPLTSLFVLIVLWNIWNRSNYQEIQALGLNPFLSRPLFLVLPTILIYIWCLLRIFRRISKQIRWSTLRKNYTLRIGILIVGFCLALSIHGLITLARGGQTAHQLSGIAIGFFLCFLYVLRQTYPDFFLEVRKIVEDEKKAKISQISKLDHKEVRNKLASLFEKEKIYREEKLSLRELAERVDLSSHQLSEFLNTEIKQSFYQYTNFYRVSEAKEKIEKEPDRSLLAIAYDVGFGSKSTFNEAFKKETGTTPREYREKILKKHPVRSSRS from the coding sequence ATGGCTTCTCCCTTCCAATATTTCAGTGAATACTTAAATTTTTTCCTCCTGTTTTCCTCACTTCTCGGATTTCTATATGCAATCGGCGAATTTTTTAGTTATCATAAAAATAGAAAACAAATTCTTTTAGGAATCATCTTCCTTGGAACTAGTTACTTACTTTTTAACTTTTACCTAATCTCTTCTGGAAAAATTAAGGGACTTTATCCTTTATTCTTAACAGATTTACCCATTGTTGCCTGCCTTGGGGTCTTATTGGATGAATACTTTCTTATGATTCTGGAAGGAAAATTCCGATCTTTTCGAAGGCTTTCTTACAGGATTGTTCCCTTAACTTCGTTATTTGTTTTGATTGTTCTTTGGAATATTTGGAACAGATCCAACTACCAGGAAATCCAAGCCCTTGGTTTGAATCCATTTTTATCGAGACCTTTGTTTTTAGTTTTGCCCACCATTCTCATTTATATTTGGTGTTTGCTTCGGATTTTTAGAAGGATATCCAAACAAATTCGTTGGAGTACGTTGCGAAAAAATTACACATTACGAATTGGAATCCTCATAGTTGGATTTTGTTTGGCCTTATCGATTCATGGACTCATCACTTTGGCCAGAGGTGGACAAACCGCTCACCAATTGTCAGGGATTGCCATTGGATTTTTTTTGTGTTTTTTGTATGTATTGAGACAAACTTACCCGGATTTCTTTTTGGAAGTTCGCAAAATTGTAGAAGATGAAAAAAAGGCAAAGATCTCGCAGATTTCCAAACTAGACCACAAGGAAGTGCGAAACAAACTCGCGAGTTTATTTGAAAAAGAAAAGATCTACCGAGAAGAAAAACTAAGCCTTCGTGAATTAGCAGAAAGAGTGGACTTAAGTTCACACCAACTCTCTGAATTTTTAAATACGGAAATCAAACAAAGTTTTTACCAATATACAAATTTCTACCGAGTGAGTGAAGCAAAGGAAAAAATCGAAAAGGAACCAGACAGGTCCCTTCTTGCCATTGCCTATGATGTAGGATTTGGGTCCAAATCTACCTTCAATGAAGCCTTCAAAAAAGAAACGGGGACCACTCCAAGAGAATATAGAGAAAAAATTCTGAAAAAACATCCAGTTCGATCCAGTCGGTCGTAG
- the cmk gene encoding (d)CMP kinase, with translation MSLSNIEKVIAIDGPAGSGKSTLARMIAHKIGYLYLDSGAYYRALTLAIWEKFLETKEDESKFPFYTEKLADATLLEKDEVEFGFSVAKIPVHCELSSTGENLMFLGGRDISLEIRDPEITKKIRYIAPRRAFREIINHHIREFAKTHQLVMDGRDIGTEVFPKSKFKFFLTASVEVRAKRRYDELVTKGFKADLNHIKEEIVARDESDTTRTVAPLKQASDAILIDTSTLDTETVLNTILSKVSSSGQI, from the coding sequence ATGAGTCTCTCGAACATAGAAAAAGTCATTGCCATAGACGGGCCTGCCGGCTCCGGAAAAAGTACACTTGCACGAATGATCGCCCATAAAATCGGGTATCTTTACTTGGATTCGGGTGCTTATTATCGTGCGTTAACGCTTGCTATATGGGAAAAGTTTTTGGAAACAAAAGAGGATGAGTCTAAGTTTCCGTTTTATACAGAAAAACTAGCAGACGCCACCCTTTTAGAAAAGGACGAAGTAGAATTCGGTTTTTCTGTGGCTAAAATTCCCGTACATTGTGAACTTTCTTCCACGGGGGAAAATTTAATGTTCCTAGGTGGAAGGGACATAAGTTTGGAAATCCGCGATCCAGAGATTACAAAAAAGATTCGTTACATTGCCCCTAGGCGAGCATTTCGCGAAATTATCAACCACCACATCCGAGAATTTGCAAAAACCCACCAATTGGTGATGGATGGTCGAGACATTGGGACAGAAGTTTTTCCCAAATCCAAATTTAAATTTTTTCTGACCGCCTCTGTGGAAGTGCGGGCCAAACGCCGATACGATGAATTAGTAACAAAAGGCTTCAAAGCCGACCTAAACCACATCAAAGAAGAGATTGTGGCAAGGGATGAAAGTGACACCACCCGCACTGTGGCTCCCCTGAAGCAGGCTTCCGACGCAATCCTGATTGACACGAGCACCCTCGACACGGAAACTGTCCTAAATACTATCCTGTCCAAGGTTTCATCCTCTGGGCAAATCTAG
- the fabG gene encoding 3-oxoacyl-ACP reductase FabG, whose product MISLSGKTAIVTGGARGIGKATCLKLASLGANIVVADMNPEATNATAEELKSKGYKAIAVVANVSVEEDAQKLIDSAKKEFGSVDILVNNAGITRDTLLMRMKKEQWDSVIAVNLTGTYLCTQAAIKVMMKQENGGSIINLSSISGENGNIGQTNYSASKAGVIGFTKAVALEMASRKVRCNAIAPGFIATEMTEAIPENIRHGMVQAIPLKRAGLPEDIANGIAFLASDASSFITGHILDINGGGFLPGGGH is encoded by the coding sequence ATGATTAGTTTATCAGGAAAAACAGCCATCGTAACAGGTGGAGCAAGAGGAATTGGAAAAGCAACTTGTTTGAAACTTGCTTCTCTTGGAGCCAATATCGTTGTAGCGGATATGAACCCAGAAGCAACGAATGCCACTGCGGAAGAATTAAAATCAAAAGGTTACAAAGCAATCGCAGTTGTCGCAAACGTTTCTGTTGAAGAAGATGCTCAAAAACTAATTGATTCTGCAAAAAAAGAATTTGGATCTGTTGATATCCTAGTGAACAACGCAGGGATCACTCGTGACACTCTCCTCATGAGAATGAAAAAAGAACAATGGGATTCTGTGATTGCAGTAAACCTAACTGGAACTTATCTCTGTACACAAGCTGCCATCAAAGTCATGATGAAACAAGAAAATGGTGGATCGATCATCAACCTTTCTTCTATTTCTGGTGAAAATGGAAACATTGGACAAACAAACTACTCGGCATCCAAAGCAGGTGTGATTGGTTTTACAAAAGCAGTAGCTCTTGAGATGGCTTCTAGAAAGGTTCGTTGTAACGCAATTGCTCCAGGATTTATCGCAACTGAAATGACAGAAGCAATCCCTGAAAACATCAGACATGGTATGGTGCAAGCAATTCCACTCAAACGTGCTGGTTTACCAGAAGATATCGCAAACGGAATCGCATTCCTTGCATCTGATGCATCTTCTTTTATCACAGGACATATCCTTGATATTAATGGTGGTGGATTTTTACCAGGTGGCGGTCACTAA
- the plsX gene encoding phosphate acyltransferase PlsX gives MWVAVDAMSGDYGPEGIVEGAVLAVREFGLSVYLVGDEQELLDILLKFDYDTEKIRVIHSTEIIGMNDSPSIAVRAMEDSSVVKAVRLVADKECIGVFSPGNTGATMAAALLHLGRLPGVLRPPIAAHIPREEGPPVLLLDAGANVDCKPEYLAQFAVMGEIYSRELFGIQNPKVGILSNGEEDKKGNTVSVKTFDLLKKIPFNFVGNVEGRDLYGGGREVDVVVCDGFIGNIVLKATEGLAKSIFNVLKNSIRQSSLAQTGALLLKSTFNAVKKRLDYAEYGGALLLGVEGICMIGHGSSNALAVKNAVRVISECAKHGINDRIRTRLSEYKTILSDSV, from the coding sequence ATGTGGGTCGCCGTGGACGCGATGAGCGGAGATTACGGCCCTGAAGGTATCGTCGAGGGCGCGGTACTGGCAGTTCGAGAATTCGGGCTGTCTGTGTATCTCGTTGGAGACGAACAAGAGTTACTCGATATCCTGTTAAAATTTGATTATGACACTGAAAAAATCCGTGTCATTCATTCTACCGAAATCATTGGTATGAATGATTCTCCTTCGATAGCAGTACGCGCTATGGAGGATTCTTCCGTAGTCAAAGCAGTTCGTTTGGTAGCAGATAAAGAATGTATCGGTGTGTTTTCTCCGGGAAACACAGGTGCTACTATGGCCGCCGCATTGTTACACCTTGGCCGCCTACCTGGCGTTTTGCGCCCACCCATTGCTGCGCATATTCCAAGAGAGGAAGGGCCACCTGTACTTCTGTTAGATGCTGGTGCAAACGTAGACTGTAAACCCGAATACTTAGCTCAGTTTGCTGTGATGGGTGAAATCTATTCTCGTGAACTTTTTGGAATCCAAAATCCTAAGGTTGGTATTCTTTCCAATGGGGAAGAAGACAAAAAAGGAAATACGGTTTCTGTCAAAACCTTTGATCTCTTAAAAAAAATACCATTTAACTTCGTCGGAAACGTGGAAGGTCGTGATCTTTATGGCGGTGGCCGTGAAGTAGACGTTGTTGTTTGTGATGGTTTTATTGGGAACATTGTTCTCAAAGCAACAGAAGGTCTTGCAAAATCTATTTTTAATGTTTTAAAAAATTCCATCAGACAATCCAGTCTTGCACAAACTGGTGCCTTACTTTTAAAATCAACATTTAACGCTGTGAAAAAACGTTTAGACTATGCGGAATATGGCGGTGCGCTTCTACTCGGTGTAGAAGGGATTTGTATGATTGGGCATGGTTCTTCCAATGCATTGGCAGTTAAAAATGCAGTCAGAGTCATTTCAGAGTGCGCCAAACACGGAATCAACGATAGAATTCGAACAAGACTGAGTGAATACAAAACGATTCTTAGTGATTCGGTTTAA
- the rpmF gene encoding 50S ribosomal protein L32, translated as MAVPKRRKSKSKVRTKRAHHAIGKPNLNPCSNCGSFVLSHRVCPYCGFYKGKLVVAQKVKKTTEDN; from the coding sequence ATGGCAGTCCCAAAGAGACGTAAATCAAAATCGAAAGTTAGAACGAAAAGAGCCCATCACGCGATTGGCAAACCTAACTTAAACCCGTGTTCCAATTGTGGATCATTTGTTCTATCCCACCGTGTTTGCCCTTATTGCGGTTTTTATAAGGGAAAACTCGTAGTCGCTCAAAAAGTTAAAAAAACGACCGAAGATAACTAA
- a CDS encoding histidine kinase dimerization/phosphoacceptor domain -containing protein: MKLRNRNLDPERIADFECYRSGILELIVGNAPLTNVLTEIVLGIETLNPTMLCTVVLIENSKIKIGAAPSLPKIYNDSIEGVTIGPEAGSCGTAAYTGKRVVVEDIGTSPLWKNYKDIALSVGLSSCWSEPIRSHTNEVIGTFAIYHHEVASPTEFDIFIITETADLVSIAIEKSIVSEKLTESERRFRDFFEKNSSVMLIIEPNSGDIINANQTAVQFYGYPHEVLTKMKIEEINILPPEEVKAERLRALAEERSYFAFSHKLASGAIKQVEVYSTPIETSNRHLLFSIVHDVTERKIAEEKVKSLLSEKEMILREVHHRIKNNMTILYNLLDLQAGSQENEEIRNSLKDATSRIKTMSLLYDKLYLGKAFHELLLDEYLIPLSGEIISLFPYPVKLITEIDSLQLSAEQLQAIGIITNELLTNSLKYARDSSKELEIKIKVWAEEENFFLLISDNGKGFDPEISNPDKLGFGLTLVSMLTKQLNGLLTFQGASGAEYKIKFPIHKTHP; encoded by the coding sequence GTGAAGCTTAGAAATCGCAATCTTGATCCAGAACGAATTGCCGACTTTGAATGTTATCGAAGTGGGATTTTAGAACTCATAGTAGGAAATGCTCCGCTCACTAATGTACTAACCGAAATTGTATTGGGAATTGAAACTTTAAATCCCACAATGCTTTGTACAGTTGTTCTCATCGAAAATTCTAAAATTAAAATTGGAGCGGCCCCTTCTCTTCCCAAAATTTATAACGATTCCATTGAAGGAGTCACCATCGGACCTGAGGCCGGTTCTTGTGGCACAGCGGCATACACTGGCAAACGAGTTGTGGTAGAAGATATAGGAACAAGTCCTTTATGGAAAAATTATAAAGACATAGCATTGAGTGTGGGTCTATCCTCTTGTTGGTCTGAACCCATCCGTTCCCATACAAACGAAGTGATTGGTACATTTGCCATTTACCATCATGAAGTTGCAAGCCCTACAGAATTTGATATCTTTATCATTACAGAAACAGCTGATCTTGTGAGCATCGCGATCGAAAAATCGATTGTTTCCGAAAAACTAACAGAAAGTGAAAGAAGGTTTCGCGATTTTTTTGAAAAAAATTCATCTGTAATGCTCATCATTGAACCAAACTCCGGGGACATCATTAACGCTAACCAAACAGCAGTTCAATTCTATGGATATCCTCATGAAGTTTTGACAAAGATGAAAATTGAAGAAATCAATATTTTACCTCCTGAAGAAGTAAAAGCAGAAAGGCTGCGTGCACTGGCAGAAGAGAGAAGTTATTTTGCTTTTTCGCATAAACTTGCCAGTGGAGCCATCAAACAAGTAGAAGTTTATTCCACTCCAATTGAAACAAGCAACCGCCATCTTCTTTTTTCCATCGTTCATGATGTCACAGAAAGAAAAATCGCTGAAGAAAAAGTTAAGTCCCTACTTTCGGAAAAGGAAATGATTTTACGAGAGGTCCACCATCGGATCAAAAACAATATGACCATTCTTTATAATCTTTTGGATTTACAAGCAGGATCACAGGAAAACGAAGAAATCCGAAACTCATTAAAGGATGCAACCAGTCGTATCAAAACAATGTCCCTTCTCTACGACAAATTGTACTTGGGGAAAGCATTTCACGAATTACTTTTAGATGAATATCTAATCCCTTTATCAGGGGAAATTATTTCTTTATTTCCTTACCCAGTAAAACTGATTACTGAAATTGATAGTCTCCAATTGTCCGCAGAACAACTCCAAGCCATTGGCATCATTACAAACGAACTGCTCACCAATAGTTTAAAGTATGCAAGAGATTCTTCCAAAGAGTTGGAAATTAAAATCAAAGTTTGGGCAGAAGAAGAAAATTTCTTTTTACTCATCAGTGACAACGGAAAAGGATTTGATCCAGAAATATCAAACCCAGATAAACTGGGTTTTGGATTGACCTTAGTGTCTATGTTAACCAAACAACTGAATGGTTTACTTACCTTTCAAGGTGCTTCTGGTGCAGAATATAAAATCAAATTCCCGATCCATAAAACCCATCCTTAA
- the hisG gene encoding ATP phosphoribosyltransferase, with amino-acid sequence MLTLALPKGRLAEETADLLLSKGWLKTLPSEGSKELTFVSEDKRLRLLFVRSQDVCTYVEEAAADAGIVGWDILREGGFDLIAPVDLKLGACRLSLASFPDFDLFAKRSKVRVATKYPNLTREYFFSKGISCEIIKLYGSIELAPIVGLSDCIVDLVSTGGTLKANGLKEFESILYSTARFVCNRSSFYHKHTELRSLIESLEN; translated from the coding sequence ATGTTAACTTTGGCTCTTCCGAAAGGTAGGCTTGCCGAAGAAACTGCGGATCTTTTGTTATCCAAAGGATGGTTAAAAACTCTGCCATCCGAGGGTTCCAAAGAACTCACCTTTGTCTCGGAAGACAAACGCCTCCGTCTTTTATTTGTCAGATCCCAAGATGTTTGCACCTATGTGGAAGAAGCAGCCGCTGATGCCGGCATTGTGGGCTGGGACATCCTCCGAGAAGGGGGATTTGATCTCATTGCTCCAGTGGATTTGAAACTAGGGGCTTGTCGTCTCTCTCTTGCCTCATTCCCTGACTTTGATTTATTTGCCAAACGCTCCAAAGTGCGAGTGGCGACCAAATACCCCAACCTAACTCGGGAATATTTTTTTTCCAAAGGGATTTCCTGCGAAATCATCAAACTTTATGGTTCGATTGAACTGGCACCGATTGTAGGTCTATCTGACTGTATCGTGGACTTAGTATCCACTGGTGGGACTCTCAAAGCCAATGGTCTCAAGGAATTTGAGTCGATTTTATACAGTACAGCCCGTTTTGTCTGCAATCGTTCCTCTTTTTATCACAAACACACCGAATTACGGTCTCTTATCGAGAGCCTAGAAAATTAA
- the aroA gene encoding 3-phosphoshikimate 1-carboxyvinyltransferase: MLKPQIKLSAKKEIYVPGDKSISHRSVLFSALSQGKSEIHGFLEGEDPLHTLNCFASLGLSVEPLGKGSYSVQSPGKQNLKSPTGVLDFGNAGTGIRLSAGLLAGLPQITATLTGDASLCKRPMARIMNPLREMGADIVSVEGNDRAPLRVTGKQLKSYSYTSPIASAQIKSALVLAALASEISIEYKESEVSRDHTENMIRFLGGNIKHHSPVHFTVEPPYHFEGAKFVIPGDISSAAFYIVFGLCAGGSEPLLIRNIGLNPSRVGIITVLRNMGGKIEVTAKRQECGEEIGDLLVYPSQLKRSVITEDLIPSIIDEIPILTIAGLFSEGGFQISHAEELRAKESDRIQSMVSNLERLGVTVMESKDGYEFGEVKEIKTSAIETFMDHRIAMSFAILSKLSGVELTFDDTSWVDTSFPGFFEILKSF, translated from the coding sequence ATGTTGAAGCCCCAAATTAAATTAAGTGCAAAAAAAGAAATTTATGTCCCAGGAGATAAGTCCATCTCACATAGGTCGGTACTCTTTAGTGCACTCTCCCAAGGAAAATCGGAAATTCATGGTTTTTTAGAAGGAGAAGATCCCCTTCATACCTTAAATTGTTTTGCCAGTTTAGGGCTTTCGGTGGAGCCCTTAGGAAAAGGTAGTTATTCCGTACAAAGCCCAGGAAAACAGAACTTAAAATCTCCTACGGGTGTTCTGGATTTTGGGAATGCGGGAACGGGGATCCGCCTTTCTGCAGGACTTCTTGCCGGACTTCCACAGATCACTGCCACTCTAACAGGGGATGCCTCTCTTTGCAAACGCCCCATGGCAAGGATTATGAATCCACTTCGTGAAATGGGAGCAGACATTGTATCGGTCGAAGGGAATGATCGGGCTCCTCTTCGTGTGACGGGAAAACAACTCAAATCTTATTCTTATACAAGTCCGATTGCTTCGGCACAAATCAAAAGTGCTTTGGTGCTTGCGGCTCTTGCTTCTGAGATTTCTATTGAATACAAAGAGTCGGAAGTTTCCCGCGATCATACAGAAAATATGATCCGATTCCTCGGAGGAAACATCAAACACCATTCCCCAGTTCATTTTACGGTTGAGCCACCTTATCATTTTGAAGGGGCCAAGTTTGTGATCCCTGGAGATATTTCCAGTGCTGCCTTTTATATTGTTTTTGGACTTTGTGCGGGAGGGAGTGAACCTCTTCTCATTCGTAACATTGGACTCAATCCTTCACGAGTGGGAATCATCACAGTTCTTAGAAATATGGGTGGCAAAATTGAAGTCACCGCCAAACGACAAGAATGTGGTGAAGAAATCGGAGATTTACTTGTTTATCCTTCCCAATTAAAAAGGTCTGTGATTACAGAAGATTTGATTCCCTCCATCATCGATGAAATTCCAATCCTTACTATAGCTGGATTGTTTTCCGAAGGGGGATTCCAAATTTCTCATGCTGAAGAGCTTAGAGCAAAAGAATCTGATCGAATCCAATCGATGGTATCCAACTTAGAAAGACTTGGTGTGACAGTTATGGAGTCCAAAGATGGGTATGAATTTGGGGAAGTAAAAGAAATCAAAACCTCAGCGATTGAAACTTTTATGGACCATCGGATTGCTATGAGTTTTGCAATTCTCTCTAAACTTTCGGGCGTAGAACTAACGTTTGATGATACCAGTTGGGTAGATACCAGTTTCCCTGGATTTTTCGAAATTCTAAAATCATTCTGA